In a single window of the Hippocampus zosterae strain Florida chromosome 6, ASM2543408v3, whole genome shotgun sequence genome:
- the txnrd2.2 gene encoding thioredoxin reductase 2, tandem duplicate 2 produces MAALVKGRHRWKRINWCHILTRNLTGKYDYDVVVIGGGSGGLACSKEAAQLGQKVAVLDYVEPSLKGTKWGLGGTCVNVGCIPKKLMHQAALLGTAVRDAQKYGWQLSGPISHDWATMAEAVQNHVRSLNWGHRVQLQDKKVKYLNMRGSLVDEHTVKAVTKSGKEMTLTAKNIVIATGGRPKIPTNIAGAMEHGITSDDVFWLKESPGKTLVVGASYVALECGGFLTGIGLDTTVMVRSIALRGFDQQMAGLVTDYMESYGTNFALRCIPKRVDKLPSGDLKVTWNDALTGNEHNDTYNTVLWAVGRAPETKALGLNKLGVQLNEETGKIIVGVDESTSVPNIYAFGDIGQGRPELTPTAIKAGKLLARRLAGHSTELMNYDNVPTTVFTPLEYGCVGLSEEEAENRHGKDNIEVYHAFYKPLEFTVAERDASQCYLKVICQRHGDQKILGLHFTGPNAGEVTQGFAMGLRCGATYSHLMGTVGIHPTSAEELTKVNITKRSGLDATVTGC; encoded by the exons ATGGCTGCGCTCGTTAAAGGCAGACACCGTTGGAAACGAATCAATTGGTGTCATATTTTGACCAGAAATCTGACAG GGAAGTATGACTATGATGTGGTCGTTATTGGGGGTGGTTCTGGAGGGCTTGCCTGTTCCAAGGAAG CTGCACAGCTTGGACAGAAAGTTGCTGTTCTGGATTATGTTGAGCCCTCTTTGAA AGGCACCAAGTGGGGCCTTGGTGGCACGTGTGTAAATGTTGGCTGCATCCCGAAGAAACTAATGCACCAGGCAGCCCTCCTTGGAACTGCAGTCAGAGATGCACAAAAGTATGGTTGGCAGCTCTCAGGACCAATTTCCCATGATTG GGCCACCATGGCTGAGGCCGTTCAAAACCACGTCAGGTCTTTGAACTGGGGTCACCGGGTCCAGCTCCAGGACAA GAAGGTGAAATATCTGAACATGAGAGGTAGCCTTGTGGATGAACACACAGTCAAAGCAGTGACAAAATCTGGGAAAGAG ATGACCCTGACTGCCAAGAACATTGTTATTGCTACAGGTGGCCGTCCCAAAATCCCCACAAAC ATTGCAGGAGCAATGGAACATGGTATCACCAGTGATGACGTATTCTGGTTGAAAGAGTCGCCTGGAAAAAC GCTTGTGGTTGGAGCAAGCT ATGTAGCTCTGGAGTGTGGCGGCTTCCTTACCGGCATCGGCTTGGACACCACAGTGATGGTTCGCAGCATCGCCCTTCGGGGTTTTGATCAG CAAATGGCAGGATTAGTGACAGACTACATGGAGTCTTATGGAACCAATTTTGCATTGAGGTGTATCCCCAAGAGAGTGGACAAGCTTCCATCAGGTGACCTGAAAGTGACCTGGAATGATGCCCTCACAGGCAACGAACACAATGACACCTATAACACCGTGTTATGGGCAGTTG GTAGAGCTCCAGAAACGAAAGCACTGGGTCTCAACAAACTTGGTGTGCAGCTCAACGAGGAGACTGGTAAAATAATTGTCGGGGTGGATGAATCGACATCTGTACCAAACATCTATGCTTTTGGGGACATCGGCCAG GGGCGTCCTGAATTGACACCTACGGCTATTAAAGCAGGAAAACTCCTCGCCCGCAGACTTGCCGGCCACAGCACAGAGCTCATGAACTATGACAAT GTTCCAACTACCGTATTTACTCCACTTGAATATGGCTGCGTGGGACTATCTGAAGAGGAGGCCGAAAACAGGCATGGCAAAGACAACATAGAG GTATACCATGCCTTCTACAAGCCTCTGGAATTCACTGTGGCAGAGCGTGATGCTAGCCAGTGTTACTTAAAG GTGATATGCCAGCGGCATGGAGACCAGAAGATACTGGGTCTGCACTTCACTGGACCAAATGCCGGAGAAGTTACACAGGGCTTTGCCATGGGCCTCCG GTGTGGTGCCACATATTCACACCTAATGGGTACGGTAGGAATCCATCCGACCTCCGCTGAGGAGCTAACCAAGGTCAACATCACAAAACGTTCTGGATTGGATGCCACAGTCACTGGCTGCTGA